A genomic region of Anas platyrhynchos isolate ZD024472 breed Pekin duck chromosome 9, IASCAAS_PekinDuck_T2T, whole genome shotgun sequence contains the following coding sequences:
- the PCOLCE2 gene encoding procollagen C-endopeptidase enhancer 2 produces MPPAAPLLPLLLPLLAAARPEAAPHRPTFACGGVVSGESGFIGSEGFPGVYPPNSKCTWKITVPEGKVVVLSFRYLDLESDNLCRYDFVDIYNGHANGQRIGRFCGTVKPGALVSNSNKMLVQMTSDANTAGSGFIAKFSAAEPHERGDQYCGGRLEKPSGSFQTPNWPERDYPAGVTCSWHIVAPKNQLIELKFEKFDVERDNYCRYDYVAVFNGGEINDAKRIGKYCGDSPPGPILSEKNELLIQFLSDLSLTADGFIGHYKFRPKKLPTTTVPPTTTTTPSTSSLKPTVALCQQKCKRSGTLESNYCSSNFVITGTVITAITRTGSLHATISIINVYKEGNLAIQQAGKSMSAKIVVVCKQCPLIRRGLNYIIMGQVEEDGRGKVLPNSFVMSFKTKNQKILNALKNRTC; encoded by the exons atgccgcccgccgccccgctgctgccgctgctccTGCCGCTGCTGGCGGCGGCGCGCCCTGAGGCCGCCCCGCACAG GCCTACCTTTGCATGTGGAGGAGTTGTGTCTGGAGAGTCGGGGTTTATTGGGAGCGAAGGGTTTCCTGGAGTCTACCCTCCGAACAGCAAATGCACTTGGAAGATCACA gttccagaaggaaaagttgtGGTTCTTTCTTTTAGATATTTAGACCTGGAAAGTGACAACTTGTGCCGATATGATTTTGTGGATATATACAACGGCCATGCCAATGGACAACGCATTGGCAGGTTCTGTGGTACTGTGAAACCAGGCGCCCTTGTATCCAACAGCAATAAAATGTTGGTGCAGATGACTTCAGATGCTAATACGGCTGGAAGTGGATTCATTGCAAagttttctgcagcagagccacaTGAAAGAG GGGATCAATACTGCGGGGGACGACTGGAGAAGCCTTCTGGCTCTTTCCAAACGCCCAACTGGCCGGAGCGGGATTACCCGGCCGGAGTTACGTGCTCCTGGCACATCGTCGCCCCAAAGAACCAG CTAATAGAATTAAAGTTTGAGAAGTTTGATGTGGAGAGAGACAACTACTGCAGATATGACTATGTTGCAGTGTTTAATGGTGGGGAAATCAATGATGCGAAAAGGATTGGGAAGTATTGTGGAGACAGTCCACCAGG gCCTATCCTATCTGAGAAAAATGAGTTGCTCATTCAGTTTTTATCTGATTTAAGTTTAACAGCTGATGGTTTTATTGGCCATTATAAATTTAGACCAAAAAAGTTACCAACAACTACAGTTCCACCTACTACCACAACAACCCCTTCTACAtcaa GTTTGAAACCTACAGTTGCCCTGTGCCAGCAAAAGTGTAAAAGGAGTGGGACTCTTGAAAGCAATTACTGTTCAAGCAACTTCG tAATAACTGGAACAGTAATCACAGCAATAACACGTACTGGAAGTTTGCATGCAACAATATCGATCATTAATGTATATAAGGAGGGAAATCTAGCAATCCAGCAAGCAGGCAAGAGTATGAGTGCCAAGATTGTTGTAGTATGTAAGCAATGTCCTCTCATCAGAAGAG GTTTAAACTACATCATCATGGGTCAAGTAGAAGAAGATGGTAGAGGCAAAGTCCTTCCCAACAGCTTTGTCATGAGTTTTAAGACTAAGAACCAAAAGATCCTGAATGCCTTGAAAAACAGAACATGTTAA